One Setaria viridis chromosome 5, Setaria_viridis_v4.0, whole genome shotgun sequence genomic region harbors:
- the LOC117857290 gene encoding S-adenosylmethionine synthase 1 isoform X2 — translation MAAESFLFTSESVNEGHPDKLCDQVSDAVLDACLAQDPDSKVACETCTKTNMVMVFGEITTKATVDYEKIVRDTCREIGFTSDDVGLDADRCKVLVNIEQQSPDIAQGVHGHFTKRPEEIGAGDQGHMFGYATDETPELMPLSHVLATKLGARLTEVRKNGTCAWLRPDGKTQVTVEYVNEGGAMVPVRVHTVLISTQHDETVTNDEIAADLKEHVIKPIIPEKYLDEKTIFHLNPSGRFVIGGPHGDAGLTGRKIIIDTYGGWGAHGGGAFSGKDPTKVDRSGAYIARQAAKSIVASGLARRCLVQVSYAIGVPEPLSVFVDSYGTGKIPDKEILKIVKENFDFRPGMITINLDLKKGGNRFIKTAAYGHFGRDDTDFTWEVVKPLKFDKASA, via the coding sequence atggcggcggagAGCTTCCTGTTCACCTCGGAGTCCGTGAACGAGGGGCACCCCGACAAGCTGTGCGACCAGGTGTCGGACGCCGTCCTGGACGCGTGCCTGGCGCAGGACCCCGACAGCAAGGTGGCCTGCGAGACCTGCACCAAGACCAACATGGTGATGGTGTTCGGCGAGATCACCACCAAGGCCACCGTCGACTACGAGAAGATTGTACGCGACACCTGCCGCGAGATCGGCTTCACCTCCGACGACGTCGGCCTCGACGCCGACCGCTGCAAGGTGCTCGTCAACATCGAGCAGCAGTCCCCCGACATCGCGCAGGGCGTGCACGGCCACTTCACCAAGCGCCCCGAGGAGATTGGCGCCGGCGACCAAGGCCACATGTTCGGCTACGCCACCGACGAGACCCCCGAGCTCATGCCGCTCAGCCACGTCCTCGCTACCAAGCTCGGCGCGCGCCTCACCGAGGTCCGCAAGAACGGCACCTGCGCCTGGCTCAGGCCCGACGGCAAGACCCAGGTCACCGTCGAGTACGTCAACGAGGGCGGCGCCATGGTCCCCGTCCGCGTCCACACCGTCCTCATCTCCACCCAGCACGACGAGACCGTCACCAACGACGAGATCGCCGCCGACCTCAAGGAGCACGTCATCAAGCCCATCATCCCGGAGAAGTACCTCGACGAGAAGACCATCTTCCACCTCAACCCTTCGGGCCGCTTCGTCATCGGCGGGccgcacggcgacgccggcCTCACCGGCCGCAAGATCATCATCGACACCTACGGCGGCTGGGGAGCCCACGGCGGTGGTGCCTTCTCCGGAAAGGACCCCACCAAGGTTGACCGCAGCGGCGCCTACATCGCCAGGCAGGCGGCCAAGAGCATCGTGGCCAGCGgcctcgcccgccgctgcctcgTGCAGGTGTCCTACGCCATCGGCGTTCCCGAGCCCCTGTCGGTGTTCGTCGACTCGTACGGCACCGGCAAGATCCCCGACAAGGAGATCCTCAAGATCGTGAAGGAGAACTTCGACTTCAGGCCCGGGATGATCACCATCAACCTCGACCTCAAGAAGGGCGGCAACAGGTTCATCAAGACCGCGGCCTACGGTCACTTCGGGCGCGACGACACCGACTTCA